TGATATGCGGGCTGTTATCGAGCCCGTCGAGGCTGAAGGTTTCTGTGTTGTAGTATGAATCCATAAAGTACTGGTCTGTGAGGATAATCACAGGCACCTGATACTTATCTGCAAGATTGAAGGCCTTTTTCGCAAGACTGAAGGCCTCGCTCAGCGTTCCCGGGGCGAGGATAATACGCGGGAATTCGCCGTGGCCGGAATATAGGGCGAGCTCGAGATCGCCCTGCTCTGTTCTGGTGGGAAGGCCTGTGGCAGGCCCGGGCCTCTGGGCAGCGTGCATCACGAGCGGGCTTTCCATCATCCCCGCAAGGCTGACGCCCTCGCCCATCAGCGCAAAGCCGCCGCCTGAGGTGGTGATCATAGCCCTCGCACCGGCATACCACGCCCCGATTGCCATATTAACCGCCGCAATCTCATCCTCGGCCTGCTCGGCAAGCAGCCCAAACTGCCCGCCCTGCTGAGCAAGAAACGCAAGAACCGCTGTTGAGGGAGACATGGGATAAGACGAGATGAAATTGCATCCGCCGGCAAGAGCCCCCAGCCCAACGGCCTGAGCCCCGTTCACGAGCATTTTGCCCTGAACATCAGGCTCGCCGGAGAGTTTCAGCCCTGCCCCGAAATCCTCAGCGGGCTTCTCTGCCATCTCGAAGCCTTTTTTAAGTGCCTGCTGGTTTTTTTCGATTATCTCATCGGACTTGCCCGCGAAAAACTTCTCCAAGGGCTCTTTGCCCTTCTCTGCGGGTATGCCAAGAAGCCTTAGCAAAGCCCCCACGGCCACCGTATTTGCATACACCTTACCGCCGAGGTCTTTGGCCGCCTGAGAAAAGCCTGCCTCAAAGAAGCTGCCTTTATCGCCGAAGCCCTCGAGAACCTCCTTTTCGCCCATTATCAATGTGTGCGGCGAGATCCTTTTGGCCAGATGCCCGCCTGCGCTTTTATCCAGCGCCGCCAACACGTCTATCCTGTTGATAAAAGACCGCACAGGCCCCGCTCCAGCGCGAATGAGAGTGGAATTAGTGCCGCCTCTGATGCGAGACATATACTCCTTCGTGGCAAAGACATTCCAGCCGGAGGCCTTGAGAATTGAGGTTAGCAGCTTTTCTACCGTCTGAATACCCTGACCTGCCTGACCGCAAAGAACAATCGACACGCCTGCATTTTTATCGCGTAATGCGTTCATCTTATCTCCTCTTTTCGCCTAATCTGTTTCCCGCCGAATACTAATACGGCAGATGAAATAATACATTACTTAACCATATATAGCATTATAACGGCCTTTGTTCAAGAAAAATCGAATTCTAACAGGCAAGTGAGCGACAATATTTTTTGGCAAAGCTTTTTTAAGCCGAATCTCCCCGCCTGCGGCGGACTGGTTCAGTGAATAAAGAGCAATAAATTCTGCAAAGCATTGCAGCACGATAATTTGCATTTTGCACAATAAAATTGTCTCACACCGCCAAGCAGAAAAAAGGGGATTTATATTGACTCGGCAACCCTGTTTCAATAATATACTCCGAAAAATCTGATATATTAATGAAGGGTTTGTGCTTATGTCAAAAACTATACTTCAAACATCCATTCCCGGTGCCAAGGTGCATCGCGGCAAGGTTCGTGATATCTACGATGCCGGCAATAAACTTATTATCGCAGCGACAGACAGAATCAGCGCATTTGATGTTGTGATGAAAAACGGCATTCCAGGCAAGGGAACAGTTCTCACGCAGATATCCAAATTCTGGTTTGATTTCTTTGAAGACGATATAGAAAGCCATTTCATAACCGATGATGTGAGCAATTATCCCGAGCCCTTCAACGAACACCCCGACCAGCTTGAAGGCAGGAGTATGCTTGTTCGCAAAACAGAAGTTCTCCCGATAGAGTGCATCATCAGAGGCTATATCACCGGCTCAGGCTGGAAGGATTATCAGAAAAGCGGTAAGGTGTGCGGGCACAGGCTCCCCGAAGGGCTTAAAGAATGCCAGAAGCTGCCCGAACCGCTCTATACCCCATCAACCAAAGCCGAATACGGCAAGCACGACGAAAATATCTCCGTTGAGAAAAGCGCGGAGATAATCGGAAAGGAAGCTGCTGAATACGTAAGCAGAAAGAGCATTGAAATCTTCGAGAAAGCCGGCAGATACGCCGCAGACAAGGGGATTATACTTGCCGATACAAAATTCGAATGGGGCAGATACGAAGGGGATATTATCCTCATAGACGAAGTGCTCACGCCTGATTCCTCAAGGTTCTGGCCGGGAGACGATTACGAGCCCGGAAGACCTCAGAAAAGCTTTGATAAGCAATTCGTGAGAGACTATCTCGAGAGCGTCGATTTTGATAAATCCGGCGAAGGTATAGAACTGCCGGAGGATATTGTAAGCAAAACCAGCGAGAAATATATAGAATGCTTCGAAAAGCTTACAGGAAAAACTTTTTCTTTCTAAACTTAACAAAAAGATCAGAAAGGTATTGAAGCGTGGCTGCTAAACGGATTTTAAGCGGGCTTGTATTCCTGCTGGCAGGGGCATTTCTTGCAGGCTGCAGCGCTCCGAGCGCTCAGGCTCCTGTGGTAACAGGGAGAGACTCGCGGCTTGAAAGGATTCAAAACAGAACTCCAGACTACACTTACCAAGAGCCCCGAACATCTCGTTACGGCGGGGATTCTATCAAGGGCAAAACCTTCATAATTGATGCCGGACACGGGGGCAAAGACCCCGGCGCCCTCGGCAAGGCGCTTTCAAGGCTGGATGAGAAACAGATCAACTTAGATACAGCTAAGAAAGTGGCATACTATCTCAAACAGAAAGGGGCGAGGGTTGTTATGAGCCGCGATGACGACACCTTCATAGAGCTCAATTCCCGAGCCGCCCTTGCAGAGCGGCACAACGCAGACGCCCTTATCTCCATACACGCAGACTGGTGCGGAACGCCAAGCGTTTCGGGAGCATCTTTCTTCATAGCCCGCTCGGCTGTTGGGCAGAGCAAAAGGCTCGCATCAGCTTTAGAGGACGAATTCAGAGACAGAGGCCTTCCCGTACGCGGTGTTAGGCGGGCGGATTTCCGCGTGCTCGTGAAACACAGCAAACCCTCCACGCTCATTGAGCTTGGATTTATGTCTAACCCGGCCGAGGCCAAAAAACTCAGCAGCAGTTCATACAGAACCAAACTGGCAAAAGCCATAGCTGCCGGCATTGAGCGGGCATACTGAAACTCGAGGGAGAAATGCAGCTCGAATCCGTTTACAAACATCGCTCAATGAAGGGATTTTGCGGATGAGGGCTCTGCAAAACAAATCAAAGCCCATCTGGCGGGATATTGTTCTCTTAACAGTCTCAGCGGGGCTTCTTCGCTTCTTTATGCTCGGGCAGGAGAGCTTCTGGATAGATGAAATGGCCACATTCCACCGCGTTTCGATGTCTTGGGAGGATATGTTTGCCCGCCTGCTTGAGCTCAAATACCACCCGCCCCTTCACTACTGCCTCGCAAAGCTCTGGTGCGGGATAGCGGGATATTCGGAATTCTCGCTGAGATTCATATCCGCCCTTTCAGGGATGCTCGCTGTTTCATTTTTCTACCTCACCGCACTGAAGCTTGCCGGCAGAAAGGCAGCGTTATTCGCTGGGTGGATGTTTGCAGTCTCTGCATACCATATCCAATGGGCGCAGGAGGCAAGATTCTATTCGCTTATGGGGCTTCTAACCTGCGTTTCGATGTACTTTTTCGTTCGGCTTATTGAAAAGAGAAACCTCGCCTCGCTTCTGGGACTATCGCTTTCCTCCGCCCTGCTTTTATACAATCACTACTACGGCATCTTCGTTATAGCTGCGCAGAACCTTGCAGCCCTCACGCAGATCATAATCGAAACACGCAGATCGGGGCGCTTGAAAAGAAAAGATCTTTTCGGCTGGATATCAAGCCAGCTTTTTGCCGCTGCCTTGTTTATCCCGTGGTTTGCAGTATTGCTTCAGGGGCTAAGCAAATACGGAGGCGGGACAGGGGTTTTAGAAAGGCCCGGGATAATCCATCTGCTTGCAGCGCCCTATTTCTTTGCGGGAGAAAGCCTCGTGCTTGCGGCTGTTTTTGCAGGGCTTTTTATGCTGTACCTCTGGGCGGTTTACAAAGCCGCCGGCAGTATGAAAGCTTTCGCCCCTGAGCTGCTCAAAGACCATATTGCCATTTGGTGGCTGATTGGGACGGTGATTTTGCCTTACGTTTTCTCTCTCATTGCTGCGCCCGTATATTCAGGACGCTATATACTTGCAGGTTCGTTTGCGTTTTTCATCCTTGCGGGCAAGGCCCTAAGCCGGCTTGAAGGGAAACGGCTGCTTTTCGCTGGCGCTGCTCTCTTTATTGTGATGAGCGGTGTTTTGGCTGATTACTACATCGGCCCGTTCAATGAAAACTGGAAGGCAGCAGCCGGAGAAATCTCAGCACAGGCAAGTCCTTCAGAGACAGTTATAATCCATCCGGCCTTCTGCAGAAAGGCCTTCAACTACTACTATGCCGGCGAGGCTGAGGTGGAAGGATTCCCGCTTCTCGATCAGAAAATTGAGGGCAAAGGCCCCGCTGTAACCCCTGAGAACGCCCCGCTTATTCATCGCCAATCAGAGGGCAGCGATGGGGTTTGGCTGGTTTACTGCCACAGCTACGATCCAAATTATCTGCTCGTTGAAAAGCTCAAAAAGGACTTCAGACTCGAAGAAAAGATTGAACTGCATAAGATTGAGATCTTCCGCTTTGAAAAATCGCTGAACGTGCCGACGGATTGAGCTGGATGGGCAGTAATCAGATAAAATCGGGGCGAGAGGATTTGAACCTCCGACCTTTGCGTCCCGAACGCAACGCTCTAGCCAAACTGAGCCACGCCCCGATAGAACAGCAGATTGTAATATTTGAATACGATTAGTCAAATACTATCATCCCGAGATAAGCCTCGTGTGTGCGACAATATTTTTTGGTGGAGCTTTTTAAAGCCGAATCTATCCGCTTGTTTTCCGCCGAAGGCGGACAGGCTCTTCGCCTTCGGCGGACTCCACGCACGGCTCTGATTGTCTTTAGTATTACGCAGCGATTTCACGAAACGAGATATTTAAACCGAGCCACGCATGTAGGCCCGCCGCAGGCGGGACGGAATAAGTGGACAGCAGACGTTCATCACAGATTGGCCGCAGCATTTACGGACTAAGCCAGAGGCTTACAGAGGCACACGGAAGGGCACTGCCTGTTAAACCTTACATCTCCACCAATGTTTTAAATCAAGCTTTCAGCGAATTTGCATAATTTTCTTTTCTGCGTACATTATAATGAACAGGAAATTTTTAAGGAGATTCTTATGTCTGCATTACGTTTGGCAGCGGCGGCTGTTTTGATTTGCTCTTTTGCTCAGGCGGGGGCGGTTGATGATTTCTCTATAAGCGAAAAGATCAAAAAAAGCCACCCCAGAATAACTTGGACAAAACAGAGACAGGAGCGTTTGAATAAGCTCAGGGGGAAGAGTAAAGAGCTTTCAGCAATGTATCATGGGGCGCTCAGGCAGGCGGAAAATATGCTTGATTTAAGGCCTGTGGAGGAAAAGAAAATCGGGCGAAGGCTGCTCAGCAAATCCCGAGAGACAATCGAGCGTGTGCTCTATCCTGCCCTGTGCTACCGTATTACTGGCCAGAAGCGCTTCCTCAAAAGTGCAGAAGCCGCAATGCTCAACGCCGCCGGCTTTAAGAGCTGGAATCCTTCACATTTTCTCGATGTAGGCGAGATGAGCTGCGCACTGGGATTCGGCTTAGACTGGCTCTATAACGACCTGCCCGAAGATAGCCGAAAGATAATAGCAGATGCGATTATTGAAAAAGGCCTTAAGCCCTCGCTGAAAGGAAAGCACTGGTGGGCAAGGGCAAATATGAACTGGAATCAGGTTTGCAACGGCGGGCTCACAATCGGGGCGCTTGCTGTTTATGAAAGGGCTCCTGAGATTGCGGGAGAGGTTATCAAAAGAGCGGTTAAAAATATCCCGCCTTCAATGGAGGTTTACGAGCCCAACGGCTCCTATCCCGAAGGCCCGGGCTACTGGAAATACGGCACGTCTTACAATGTTATTTTCCTCGATGCCCTCCAAACCGCCCTCGGCACCGATTTCGGGCTCTCGGAGATGGAAGGCTTCAGCAAAACCGGCGAATTCTACAGCTTTGCCACCGGACTGAGCGGGAGATACTTCAATTATTCCGACGGCGGCAGCGGCAGAAACTTTACACCCGCAGCGTTCTGGCTTGCCGGCAGATACGATAAACCCTCTTGGACAGACCACGAGATCGATGAAATTTCCCATTTCGCCAAAGGCGATTTCTCAGGTACGCCGCACGGAAGATTTTTCCCTCTCAGCCTGCTGTGGGCAGAAGAAGATATGCTCAAAAACCACAGTAATACATCCGAAAATGAATATTTCAGCAAAGGGATCAACCCAATTGCCATATTTCGTACAAAGCATTTCTATCTCGGCCTCAAGGGCGGAACCCCATCAGCCAACCACGCCCATATGGATGCCGGCTCGTTTGTGCTCGATACTGAAGGCGTAAGATGGGCTGCTGACCTTGGCTCCCAAAGCTACCACGGCCTCGAGAAAAGAGGAATAAAGCTTTGGCAGGGCTCGCAAAACGGTCAGAGATGGACAATTTTCCGCCTCAACAACTACTCACACAACACCCTCGTGGTTGACGGGAAGCTCCAGCGGGTGAAAGGCTTTGCTTCAGTTGGCAAGCCCTCGCCAAACAGCAGGCTTGCAGCACAAACCGACCTCAGCGAGATATATGAAGGCCAGCTTGAATCTGCGATTCGAAAAGCAGAGCTTGTTGGCAGAAATGCAGTAATAAAAGACAGCCTCTCTGCAGGCGATAAAGACCGCACTGTTCGCTGGGCGTTTATGACAAAGGCAGATATTGAAATCTCAGGCAGCTCGGCCATTCTCAAACGCAAAGGCCAGGAACTGAAATTCAAGGCGATCTCGGATTCATTCGTTCCCAAGCTTGAGATTTACTCGGCCAAGGGGCCAAGAGAATACGACGCAGAAAACAAAGGGGCAAAAATGCTTGGATTTAAATTTGAGCTCAAAAGCGGCGAAAAAGCTCAGCTCAAGGCAGTTTTTACGAAAAACTAAAATCATATTTATCAGGCAAAATCAAAAAGGGCAGAAGGTAAATCCAATCCCGCTGCCCTTTATAATGCCCTTTTTGAAGCTTTCCGCTCAACGCGGCTACCAGTATGAAGGCGGTCGGACATTGCATTTTGCTGCCCATGTGTTGTAATCGGCTTCCAGCTCTGCCACCTTATCCGGATGCTCACTTGCCAGATCATTCGTTTCGGTTCTGTCTGCCTCCATATCATACAGCTCCCATGGCTCATTGGCCACAGCCACTAATTTCCATTTGCCCTTCCTGCAGCAGCGATGCCCTTCATGCTCAACGCAGATATAATCGTGCCCCGGACGTGTTCCTTTGGTGAAAATCGGGGCGAGGCTCTTGCCTTCCAGCGGGGTAATCTGATGGCCGTCGTACGTTTCGGGGTACGCCGTGTCGGCGAGGTCGAGACAGGTTGCCATAATGTCTGTAATGTGTCCGGGTTCCGGGGTAATCATCCCATGCTTTTTGATTTGAGCCGGCCAGTTTGCAATCAGGGGGGTTGCGATGCCGCCTTCGTGAGCCCAGTGTTTGTATCTCCTGAACGGAACATTGCTCACATTCGCCCAGGACTGCCAGTATGCAGTCATAGAATCGGCCGAGCCTATTTTGCCTTCCTTTTTGTTGTAGTGCTCTGCGCAGGCGCCGTTATCAGCGAGGAACATAATCAGGGTGTTGTCTCTGATATCGAGCTCTTCGAGCTTTTCAACCAGCTTGCCGATATTCTGATCCATTGAATCTATTTGAGCAGCATACACCGCCATACGCAGGTCCATCTCGTCCTGATCAACACTGCTCCAGTCCAGCACGCCCTGATCGGGCTCAGATATATCCCAGCTCGGGTCTATAATGCCCATCTTCTTCATACGCTCGAATCTCTCAGCCCTCACCCCTGGCCAGCCTCCTGCGGCCTTGTATTTGCCGCGGTATTTCTCTATGTCCTCCGGTCTTGCGTGCAGAGGCCAGTGCGGGGAGGTGTAGGCAAGGTACATAAAGAACGGCTCCTGCTTCTCTTCGGCCGCCTCTTCGATGAACTTATTTGCATACTTTGTGAATTCGTCTGTTATGTAGAAGTCGTCGTGATTTGCATCGATCTTTTTGTCGTTCAAAACGGTTACATTTGGATTCATCCTGAAATAGCTGCTCGCCCCCACGATCAGCGAGAAGGATTTATCAAAGCCTCGCTGAAAAGGCCAGTGCCCTCTGTCTCTGTCCTCGCCAACGTGCCATTTGCCGGACATCATCGTATGATAGCCGCCTCGTTTGAGCCCCTCAGCGATTGTGATGCATTCCTTGTTGAGCCCGTCTGTGTAGGCGGGGCTGTTGAGATTTTCACGCTGATTTTCCGCCCACTTGTCTGTCATCCAGCCAATGCCCGCCTGATGGGGGTGCAGACCTGTGAGAAGAGACGCCCTTGTGGGGCAGCAGCGGGCGCTGTTGTAGAACTGTGTGAAACGGATTCCCTGAGCTGCGAGCTTGTCGAGGTTGGGGGTTTGAACCTCAGAGCCGTAGCAGCCTATATCCGCAAAACCCATGTCATCTGCAAGAATCAGGATGATGTTTGGGCGGTCGGATTTGCTTACCTTCATCTTGCTGTTGGCAAAAAAGGTTTGCCCGCTCACTGTTGAGCAGAAGGCTGCGCCGAATGCGGAGCCGGCTAATTTAACAAAATCTCTTCTTTTCATAAAGCTTCCTGTATGTTAAATTTGAATATACCATAATTTTTCCCGAAATTCTTATTTATTTGAAGGGCGTTTGATATCCAGCCCTATCGAATCAACAAAAACTGTTCCGCTGCCCGTTTGCCCGGAGCCAGCCTCAACACCGATCTTCAAAGAGCTGATTTGCGTAAGATTCACACCCTCTGATTCAAATTTGCTCAAAGGGATCCTCACCTTTTCCCAAGGGGACCACTTTGGCTCCACAAGCTGCTTCCCGCTTTTTGTGCAGGTAATTTTTGCCGCCTGACCCTGCAAATCCTCGATCTCAATGTAAAGAAGGGCGGGGTAGTTCTGGGGGGTTCCGCGAAAAAAGAGTTCCATCACCTCCGCTTCGCTATCGAGCCAGTTTTGAGGCTCATTGAATTTTCTTTTCGCCTCGCAAAGCTTCACCATAGTGTCGTAATCGAGCCTCATAGACTGCCCGTCTGCCTCGAAACTGAGGCTTATAGAAGCGGCATTGGAAGGTTTGCCGCCGCCATCCTGCCAGAAGCTTTCCAGCTCAGAATTTTCTGTGTATTTATCGAAGTATTCAACCTTTATCGGCGAATCATAAAGCAGTGGCATAACCTCGCTCACCCCCTCCATCTCGGGCTCGCCGGGTTTGTATGCCCGAACTTTGAAATAGTATTGCCGGCCAATGGCAAGTTTGCCCTCTTCAGGCTTCCAAGAAGGCTTTTTCAGCCCATTTGCTCGTTCTGCGATTTTCTGGAAATCTGAATCTTCCGCAATCACCGCCTCGTAAACAGGGTCTGAAATATCACGCGGAGGATCCCAAGTGAGCTTTATATCGGGCAGCTCGCCGTTTGCTTTGAGCTGGGATGGGCAGGCCTTGAGCCTTTGGGTTGTGAATTTCCATACCCTGCCCTTCCAAGGGCTTTCGGAGAAGTCTGCATTGCGCTGGTCAACCCGCCAGTAATACGTTCTTAAAGGCCTTAATTCGATTTCCTCTTCTGATAAATCTATCCTGTATCGGCCGATCTGCCCGGAACCTGTGAGCCTTGCTGTCTCCAAATACACGCCCATCGGTTTTTTGGGGCTTGCCCTTGATACGTCATAATAATTGTTCCCGAAATATAAGTCCTGCTGTTTTGAGTGTATCCCCGCCAGCCACGAGAGCGAATCTATTGAAACAGGCACGTTCTGCTCGTTTGCAGGCATCGGGCTCCATGCAGTTTTCTGACCCATATCCTTTATCACCTCGTCTTCTGAGAGGGCGGTATCATATATCTTTACATCCCCCAGATATCCGACCATCGCCTCGCGTGGAGGTTTGCCGCTGCCGGCCTGAGCCGCTCCGCCCAGGTGCACATACCCGTCCTCGCCGTTGATGCGGGTGTTTATGATTTGGTTTACCCCGGCGGTTTGTTCTCGCTGGCGCCCATCGAAATAAAACTTCACTTCAGGCGTGCGGGTTTGTCCGTCGCCGTTGAAATCATCAATCACCAAAGCTGCATAATGCCAGCAGTTCAGAGAGATATCGCCTGCATTCAATGCAAGCGCATTGCCATTGGCAACCTCAAAACGAAGCCGCTGGTCTTCTGCAAGCAGGCGGA
This window of the Sedimentisphaera salicampi genome carries:
- a CDS encoding LamG domain-containing protein, which produces MKLKILFVIICFVGFSAQAELVNHWQLNEGSGFSISGIGKAESSGTLMQAGKSGKHGPSWYSDSQRGSVLEFDGDDWILTNSRGVLGGRPRTITVWFYLLSSKHRHTLLQYGGTGRGGEYFRLLAEDQRLRFEVANGNALALNAGDISLNCWHYAALVIDDFNGDGQTRTPEVKFYFDGRQREQTAGVNQIINTRINGEDGYVHLGGAAQAGSGKPPREAMVGYLGDVKIYDTALSEDEVIKDMGQKTAWSPMPANEQNVPVSIDSLSWLAGIHSKQQDLYFGNNYYDVSRASPKKPMGVYLETARLTGSGQIGRYRIDLSEEEIELRPLRTYYWRVDQRNADFSESPWKGRVWKFTTQRLKACPSQLKANGELPDIKLTWDPPRDISDPVYEAVIAEDSDFQKIAERANGLKKPSWKPEEGKLAIGRQYYFKVRAYKPGEPEMEGVSEVMPLLYDSPIKVEYFDKYTENSELESFWQDGGGKPSNAASISLSFEADGQSMRLDYDTMVKLCEAKRKFNEPQNWLDSEAEVMELFFRGTPQNYPALLYIEIEDLQGQAAKITCTKSGKQLVEPKWSPWEKVRIPLSKFESEGVNLTQISSLKIGVEAGSGQTGSGTVFVDSIGLDIKRPSNK
- a CDS encoding glycosyltransferase family 39 protein, with the protein product MRALQNKSKPIWRDIVLLTVSAGLLRFFMLGQESFWIDEMATFHRVSMSWEDMFARLLELKYHPPLHYCLAKLWCGIAGYSEFSLRFISALSGMLAVSFFYLTALKLAGRKAALFAGWMFAVSAYHIQWAQEARFYSLMGLLTCVSMYFFVRLIEKRNLASLLGLSLSSALLLYNHYYGIFVIAAQNLAALTQIIIETRRSGRLKRKDLFGWISSQLFAAALFIPWFAVLLQGLSKYGGGTGVLERPGIIHLLAAPYFFAGESLVLAAVFAGLFMLYLWAVYKAAGSMKAFAPELLKDHIAIWWLIGTVILPYVFSLIAAPVYSGRYILAGSFAFFILAGKALSRLEGKRLLFAGAALFIVMSGVLADYYIGPFNENWKAAAGEISAQASPSETVIIHPAFCRKAFNYYYAGEAEVEGFPLLDQKIEGKGPAVTPENAPLIHRQSEGSDGVWLVYCHSYDPNYLLVEKLKKDFRLEEKIELHKIEIFRFEKSLNVPTD
- a CDS encoding heparinase II/III domain-containing protein; protein product: MSALRLAAAAVLICSFAQAGAVDDFSISEKIKKSHPRITWTKQRQERLNKLRGKSKELSAMYHGALRQAENMLDLRPVEEKKIGRRLLSKSRETIERVLYPALCYRITGQKRFLKSAEAAMLNAAGFKSWNPSHFLDVGEMSCALGFGLDWLYNDLPEDSRKIIADAIIEKGLKPSLKGKHWWARANMNWNQVCNGGLTIGALAVYERAPEIAGEVIKRAVKNIPPSMEVYEPNGSYPEGPGYWKYGTSYNVIFLDALQTALGTDFGLSEMEGFSKTGEFYSFATGLSGRYFNYSDGGSGRNFTPAAFWLAGRYDKPSWTDHEIDEISHFAKGDFSGTPHGRFFPLSLLWAEEDMLKNHSNTSENEYFSKGINPIAIFRTKHFYLGLKGGTPSANHAHMDAGSFVLDTEGVRWAADLGSQSYHGLEKRGIKLWQGSQNGQRWTIFRLNNYSHNTLVVDGKLQRVKGFASVGKPSPNSRLAAQTDLSEIYEGQLESAIRKAELVGRNAVIKDSLSAGDKDRTVRWAFMTKADIEISGSSAILKRKGQELKFKAISDSFVPKLEIYSAKGPREYDAENKGAKMLGFKFELKSGEKAQLKAVFTKN
- a CDS encoding N-acetylmuramoyl-L-alanine amidase family protein, whose amino-acid sequence is MAAKRILSGLVFLLAGAFLAGCSAPSAQAPVVTGRDSRLERIQNRTPDYTYQEPRTSRYGGDSIKGKTFIIDAGHGGKDPGALGKALSRLDEKQINLDTAKKVAYYLKQKGARVVMSRDDDTFIELNSRAALAERHNADALISIHADWCGTPSVSGASFFIARSAVGQSKRLASALEDEFRDRGLPVRGVRRADFRVLVKHSKPSTLIELGFMSNPAEAKKLSSSSYRTKLAKAIAAGIERAY
- a CDS encoding phosphoribosylaminoimidazolesuccinocarboxamide synthase; this encodes MSKTILQTSIPGAKVHRGKVRDIYDAGNKLIIAATDRISAFDVVMKNGIPGKGTVLTQISKFWFDFFEDDIESHFITDDVSNYPEPFNEHPDQLEGRSMLVRKTEVLPIECIIRGYITGSGWKDYQKSGKVCGHRLPEGLKECQKLPEPLYTPSTKAEYGKHDENISVEKSAEIIGKEAAEYVSRKSIEIFEKAGRYAADKGIILADTKFEWGRYEGDIILIDEVLTPDSSRFWPGDDYEPGRPQKSFDKQFVRDYLESVDFDKSGEGIELPEDIVSKTSEKYIECFEKLTGKTFSF
- a CDS encoding 2-oxoacid:acceptor oxidoreductase subunit alpha, which produces MNALRDKNAGVSIVLCGQAGQGIQTVEKLLTSILKASGWNVFATKEYMSRIRGGTNSTLIRAGAGPVRSFINRIDVLAALDKSAGGHLAKRISPHTLIMGEKEVLEGFGDKGSFFEAGFSQAAKDLGGKVYANTVAVGALLRLLGIPAEKGKEPLEKFFAGKSDEIIEKNQQALKKGFEMAEKPAEDFGAGLKLSGEPDVQGKMLVNGAQAVGLGALAGGCNFISSYPMSPSTAVLAFLAQQGGQFGLLAEQAEDEIAAVNMAIGAWYAGARAMITTSGGGFALMGEGVSLAGMMESPLVMHAAQRPGPATGLPTRTEQGDLELALYSGHGEFPRIILAPGTLSEAFSLAKKAFNLADKYQVPVIILTDQYFMDSYYNTETFSLDGLDNSPHITETDKDYLRYRLTENGISPRGVPGFGDGLVCQDSDEHDEQGRITEDLELRVKMNDKRLKKLEAAKADYVQPSLEGAEDYENLIICWGSNYNIVKEAIELSERGDTAMLHFSQVYPTPEDALAAIKKAKKTAVLENNATGQFAKLLKLQLDFEPDEKILKYDGLPFAADTLSEKINEMF
- a CDS encoding arylsulfatase, with product MKRRDFVKLAGSAFGAAFCSTVSGQTFFANSKMKVSKSDRPNIILILADDMGFADIGCYGSEVQTPNLDKLAAQGIRFTQFYNSARCCPTRASLLTGLHPHQAGIGWMTDKWAENQRENLNSPAYTDGLNKECITIAEGLKRGGYHTMMSGKWHVGEDRDRGHWPFQRGFDKSFSLIVGASSYFRMNPNVTVLNDKKIDANHDDFYITDEFTKYANKFIEEAAEEKQEPFFMYLAYTSPHWPLHARPEDIEKYRGKYKAAGGWPGVRAERFERMKKMGIIDPSWDISEPDQGVLDWSSVDQDEMDLRMAVYAAQIDSMDQNIGKLVEKLEELDIRDNTLIMFLADNGACAEHYNKKEGKIGSADSMTAYWQSWANVSNVPFRRYKHWAHEGGIATPLIANWPAQIKKHGMITPEPGHITDIMATCLDLADTAYPETYDGHQITPLEGKSLAPIFTKGTRPGHDYICVEHEGHRCCRKGKWKLVAVANEPWELYDMEADRTETNDLASEHPDKVAELEADYNTWAAKCNVRPPSYW